The genomic stretch GGTGCAGGTTATATTGGGTCTCACACCTGTGTTGAACTGCTGAATGCGGGACATCAGGTCGTGGTTTTAGACAACCTTTGTAATAGTGACGAAGAAGCATTAAAGCGCGTGCAAGCATTGGCAGCAAAATCGTTGACTTTTATTCAGGGTGATATTCGTGATGCGGCGGCACTTGATCATCTTTTTGCCCAGTACGCAATTGATGCAGTCATTCATTTTGCGGGTTTAAAGGCCGTGGGTGAAAGCCAACAAATACCGCTGCATTATTTTGATAATAATATTGCTGGCAGCATTCAATTGGTGAATGCGATGCAACGTGCCGGTGTATTTAAATTGGTGTTTAGCTCATCTGCAACCGTTTATGACGAAGCCAATACTTCACCATTAAATGAAAGTATGCCAACAGGAATGCCAAGCAATAACTATGGTTATACCAAATTGATTGTGGAGCAATTGTTCGAAAAGCTGGCAGTGTCTGAGCCACGCTGGTCGATTGCATTATTGCGTTACTTTAACCCTGTCGGTGCACATAAAAGTGGTCGTATTGGTGAAGACCCACAAGGAACTCCCAATAATTTAATGCCTTATGTCACTCAGGTTGCGGTCGGTCGACGAGATAAATTGGCTATTTTTGGCAACGACTACGACACAGTAGATGGTACCGGTGTCCGTGATTATATCCATGTTGTTGACTTAGCCAATGCACATTTATGCGCCTTAAACAATCGTTTAGCAACAACGGGTTGCCGTGCGTGGAATATTGGTACAGGCAATGGTTCGTCGGTTTTAGAAGTGAAAAATGCTTTTGAGAAAGTGAATGGTGTTGCTGTTGCCTTTGAGTTTGCACCACGTCGTGCGGGTGATGTTGCAACTTCATTTGCGGATAATCAACGCGCTGTGACAGAACTCGGATGGACGCCACAGTATGGCTTAGAAGATATGTTGGCGGACAGCTGGCACTGGCAAAAACAAAATCCGAATGGTTATCGCCAAGATTAACGCGATTACGAAAAAATCATAACTTAGCCCTTCTCAACCGGTAAAGGAGGAGAAGGGCTAGTATGAAGAAGCATGACAATTAAGACTGGATAATCGCAGTTAATTCATCAATATAATATTGCATCGGCTGTGGGTTATGGTCTGCACGGCTTTCAATATTCAAGCGTAATAACGGCTCAGTATTTGAAGCCCGTACATTTAGACGCCACGCACCAAAATCTAAACTCACCCCATCGGTTTGATCAATTGCAGGTTGTTGATCTTGATAATGATCAAAGATCTTCTGGATGGTGACCTGAGTATCGATCACTTTAAAGTTAATTTCACCGCTGCATGGGAATTTGTGAATCATGTCCTCAACCAGTGTCGATAAAGATTGTTTGGTTTCAGACAAGACTGCAATGGCCAATAACCACGGAATCATACCGCTGTCGCAATAAGCAAAGTCACGGAAATAATGATGTGCGCTCATTTCGCCACCATAAGCCGCATTATGTTCACGCATTACATCTTTAATAAAGGCATGTCCAGATTTGGACTGTACCGCAACACCTTCATATTGCTCTAAAATATCAAGTGTGTTCCAGACCAAACGTGGGTCGTGTACAATTTTCTCGCCTTTTTGTTTTAATAAAAAAGCTTGTGCTAGTAGCCCAACAATATAATAGCCCTCAATAAATTGGCCTTTCTCATCAAAGAGGAAGCAGCGGTCAAAGTCACCATCCCAAGCAATACCCATATCGGCATGGTGTGCGAGTACTGCATCGCGAGTACTTTCGCGATTTTCGATTAAGATTGGGTTGGGAATCCCATGCGGGAAAGTACCATCAGGGTCATTATGAATTTTTATAATTTCAACTGCGACATTCAGTTGTTTAAATTTTTGTTCAATCGCATCAACCACATGACCTGCAGCGCCATTACCTGCATTCATCACCAATTTTAAGGGGCGAATTTGTGCAGGGGTGATATAGCCCATCAGGTGTTCAATAAATTCAGGCAGTATATTGTATTTTTCACAGCTTCCTTGTGTGGATACTGGTGTGAACGCTTGAGCTTCTGCCAAAGCTTGAATTTCTTTTAATCCGGTATCTGCACTGATTGGTCGTGAATTTTCACGAACCAATTTCATGCCGTTATAGTCCATTGGATTATGGCTGGCAGTAATTTCAATACCGCCTTGCACGTCAAGATGGAAAGCACCGAAGTAGACTTCTTCTGTTCCAGTCAGACCCAGATCAAGGACATTGACGCCCGCATCATTTAAACCGCGAATGGTGGCTTGCTTGAGCGATTCACTGCTGAGGCGTACATCACAACCGACCACCACAGTTTTAGGTTGATAAATTTGCCCATAGGCACGGCCAATACGATAGGCAATGTCTTCGTTTAGTTCCGTACCGAGCTTACCGCGAATATCATAGGCTTTAAAACAGGTCAATGGCGTGGTCATTTTACAGTGCTAATCATTGGAAAAGTTGTTCTCTTATATAGCATAAATGCCAAGGCTCGTGTGGATGAACTGTGCTTGAATCCAGCCTAAAAAAAGCATGAGAACAGTAAAAAGCCAGTCAATGTTAAATTGACTGGCTTCATGATCAGGACGAATTGATTTTAGAAAAATTCAAACAACACCTTAGAAAGGTGCACGTCGGTAGCTGCGATATTCTGGTTTCCAGAAATTACGCTCGATACTTTCTTGTAATTGTTCATCACTGATTAACGGGGCAACTCCATCGGCCATGGCTGCTTTAGCAACATGGAAGGCAATGGTTTTAGAGACCTGTTGAATGGTATCTAGATCTGGAAGTAGATCCGCTTCAGGATCTTTGAGTTTAGGTGAGCAATCTGCCAATGCCGCACTTGAAGCAATCATCATGCGATTGGTAACACGAGTGGCGTGTGCTGCGATGACCCCTAGGCCAATACCGGGGAAAATATAGGCATTGTTGCATTGTGAAATATTATGAATTTTACCTTGATAGTTCACAGGTGCAAACGGACTGCCTGTGGCAATCAGGGCTTTCCCTTCAGTCCAACGGATAATATCAGCAGGCAGTGCCTCGACATGAGATGTTGGGTTTGAAAGTGGCAGTACGATTGGATGCTCACAATTGGCACTGAGTGCTCGAATCACGGCTTCGTTAAATAGACCTGCTTGACCAGACACACCAATCAAAATACTTGGCTTGGCATGTTTGACCACATCTAACAGTGAAATGTGACCTTCAGCATCTGCCCATGGCGAAACCGCATCCGTTTTTTGTGCAAGCACACGTTGGAAGCTACGCAGATTTGGTTGATTTTCAGTGATTAAACCAAAACGATCGACCATATA from Acinetobacter pullicarnis encodes the following:
- the galE gene encoding UDP-glucose 4-epimerase GalE yields the protein MATILVTGGAGYIGSHTCVELLNAGHQVVVLDNLCNSDEEALKRVQALAAKSLTFIQGDIRDAAALDHLFAQYAIDAVIHFAGLKAVGESQQIPLHYFDNNIAGSIQLVNAMQRAGVFKLVFSSSATVYDEANTSPLNESMPTGMPSNNYGYTKLIVEQLFEKLAVSEPRWSIALLRYFNPVGAHKSGRIGEDPQGTPNNLMPYVTQVAVGRRDKLAIFGNDYDTVDGTGVRDYIHVVDLANAHLCALNNRLATTGCRAWNIGTGNGSSVLEVKNAFEKVNGVAVAFEFAPRRAGDVATSFADNQRAVTELGWTPQYGLEDMLADSWHWQKQNPNGYRQD
- a CDS encoding phosphohexomutase domain-containing protein — translated: MTTPLTCFKAYDIRGKLGTELNEDIAYRIGRAYGQIYQPKTVVVGCDVRLSSESLKQATIRGLNDAGVNVLDLGLTGTEEVYFGAFHLDVQGGIEITASHNPMDYNGMKLVRENSRPISADTGLKEIQALAEAQAFTPVSTQGSCEKYNILPEFIEHLMGYITPAQIRPLKLVMNAGNGAAGHVVDAIEQKFKQLNVAVEIIKIHNDPDGTFPHGIPNPILIENRESTRDAVLAHHADMGIAWDGDFDRCFLFDEKGQFIEGYYIVGLLAQAFLLKQKGEKIVHDPRLVWNTLDILEQYEGVAVQSKSGHAFIKDVMREHNAAYGGEMSAHHYFRDFAYCDSGMIPWLLAIAVLSETKQSLSTLVEDMIHKFPCSGEINFKVIDTQVTIQKIFDHYQDQQPAIDQTDGVSLDFGAWRLNVRASNTEPLLRLNIESRADHNPQPMQYYIDELTAIIQS